The Melospiza georgiana isolate bMelGeo1 chromosome 19, bMelGeo1.pri, whole genome shotgun sequence genome segment TGCTGCCATCAGTGCTGGCCGCCAGTGATGGCACCAGCAATGGCACCAGCAGGCCCCTGAGAGCTGTCCCCAGTGTAACgtcaccagtgccaccagcagggctctgggcagtgcCCGGCCCGTCCCCACGCCCCGCAGACACACGGACAGGCTGAGGGTGGGTACAAAGTGCCTTTATTGCAGGGCCGCGCTCCCCGGCCGGGCCCTCACGTCTGCAGCCGCAGCAGCGCCGGCGCCGGGGGcggcggaggcagcgcccgcCCGTGGCAGCGCTCCAGCTCCGCCAGCACCGCCAGCAACCGGCTCAGCCCCTCGGGCAGGGCAGCGTCTGCGGGACACGGAGCGACAGTGACATCCCGCAGCTCCCCTGGGGTCACCCCAACCACCACAGGCCCCTGGGGTCACCACAGCCACTACAGCCCCTGGGGTCACCACAGCCCCTGGGGTCACCTCGAATCACCACAGGCCCCGGGGTCACCCCAGCCACCACAGctcccatccccagcaggacTCCAAACCCGCACCCACCTTCCCCCCGGGGTCCGTTCTGGGCGTGCTccggctccagcagctcccagtacTTGTCCCTGCGGAGAGGAGAGGGCCGGGCCCgtggcaggaggggaaggggcgGCCGGGGCCGTGCGGGGTCCCGGGGCAGGGCTCACCTGAGCGTGTCCCGCAggccctgcaggtgctggaagaGGCGCTGAGCCTCCACCGCGGGCTCCAGCGGGTCACTCCAGTCCTGCAGGGTGACGCCGTGCCGGGTCCGGTcgcatcccagccctgtgggacaACAGTGTCACCTCACTTGGGGACACCCCAGCACCCCCCGGGGCCACCTCGCTGTACCTGTCCTGTCGcgctggtggcagcagctccacttGTCGCCGCGGAACACGCCGGGGTGGTAGGAGCGGAGCAGCCGGGGGTTGTTGCCGCACACCTTGCGCAGGGCCGACAGCCACTGATTCAGCTCGTTGACACACTGCGGGGTTGGGGACACTCAGAGGGACGCCGGGCAGTGCCACcacacaggcagtgccacccccgggctgtgccactgctggggctgtccccgcCGCACCTTGCACTGCAGGTAGGCCGTCTCCTGCTGCCCGCCCGTGGCCAGGTAGACCACCTGCATGACGTGCGAGCTGCCGAAGCTCTTCTCCTCCACCTTCTCGGCCGCCAGGATGTCGCCCAGGGCGATGGCACCGATGCGCTGAtggaggggacacacacacaggggacacagggggctgtttttccctttggaaGCGCTAACTCTATGGTAAGCAGTTAATGTTTCCAGGGCTGAGGGCTTGGGGATTGACCAAAGAGCGAGAGTTCACGGGATGCTGCAtgcagctgcccagggatgaCCTGTGGCTGTCCCCCAGGCCATGGCCCCGTTGCCGCCCCTGTCCCCCCAGCACGGCCGTACCTCCGCTCCGGGGCTCTTGCCGAAGCCCAGGGACTCCCCGGTGAGGCAGAAATGCAGTTTCTTGCCGGCGGCAGCAGCGAGCAGCGGCCCCTCGCCCCGTGTCTTGTGCACAAGGAGCAGCCCTTCCTTCAGCACGGCGGGCGGGGGCCGCccctcaccctgctcctggccctgctcctgctcggTGCCCACCAGGCGGGTGATGAAGTCCCTCATGCGGGCggtgccctgctgcagggcgGGCAGCAGCGGCGACAGCCACGTCTCCTTGGCGCGCCCGGCCGCCGGCTCCATGTTCCCCACCAGCTGGATGGCCTGGGGACCCCGGCAGCGGCAGCGTCACCCCCGGCTGGCCCCAGGGAGAACCGGCCGGGCACCCCAAAGGCCAGCCCCGGTGTCgcaccttggccagcagcagcagcgtgcGGCTGGTCCGCGCGTCCGCGTGTGCGGCCCGCAGCTGGAACAGCCTGGGCGTCATCACGGCCGGCGAGAAGAAGCGCAGGCACAGGAAGCTGGTGACAGCCACAAATTTGGCGTGCTGTGACCGCCGAGGGGTGGGGAACACACGTGAGGGTCTCTCCCAGCGTGGGACAGCCCCACAAACAGCGATGCCCCGGTGGCCGGGGCTGCTGCTTGCCCGAGAGGGGCACCGCACCCAGAGAGCGCCGTCCCCTGGGGATGTCCCTGTCTGACCCCGCTCCGTCCCCACCTGGTGCTGCGGGAAGCGCTCCCCGACGCGCTGGAAGAGCTGGCGGAACGCGGCGCGGATCAGGGGCGGACACGCCGGGGCCGACCTGACGATGGCGTCCAGGAGCTCGCCCAGGTAGGACTGGAGGTGCTGCCGGCCCTGCTCGATCACCTCGCCCTCCGTCTGCACCCGGTGCAGCCCCGAGCACCTGCGGGCACCGCCACCGTCACCCCCAgcgctggggacagccctgccctgccgcCCCACGAGCCCCTTACCCGACGTCTTTGATCTCCACCTTGCCGGGGTCCAGCTCCACGTATTTCTTCTCCTCGAACACGCGGGTGATGGTGGGGCCCAGGACAAAGTGCAGGTATGGCATCCCTGTCACCTGTCAGGGAGCACAAAGGGGACAGGAATGGGCTGCAGATTTGGCACCTGACACCCCCAAGGTCACCCCGTGGGTTTTGTCCGGCCTCCCACCCCCAGGGGAAGGcacaagcacagcagctctcccaTTCCTTCTCCTGGGAACAGCCCAGGGTCAGAATGATCTGGGAAGAGCAGGTTTTGGGTGGTGTGGCACCTTGAGGAAGGACTCCATGGACTTCGAGGCCAGAGAGTTGCTCCGGAACAGAGTGTTGGGCTCACCTGCAGAACAGGAGAGGGGCCATGGCCTGGGGGACAGCCACAGGTCACCCCTGGGCAGCTGCATGTAGCATCCCATGGACTCTCTTTGGTCAATCCCCAAGCCCTCAGCCCTGGAAACAGTAACTGCTGACCATAGAGTTACCCCTCCCAAAGGGAAAATCAGACTCCCCCACGGACTTGGTGTCACAACTTCCTCTGGTTTCTCcttcccctgtcactgccccatggaggcagcacctgcagctgcagtcATGGGCTCATTCCCAGAGCCTGTGCCCCGCCACCCTGGCCACTTCCATGGGGGTCAGGGGGATTTCCTCACCTCAGCCCACCTGCTCCTCCACCAACCCCAGCCCATGAGCTGCTGGGATGAGCCCAACAGATTCCACAGTGTGATGGCTGAGCCTCAACCATCACtcccaaaaaatcccctcaAAGAGCCCTGGAGGTTTTGCAGCCCCAGGAGATGATAAAGAAGCCTCCGGGTccactccccattgcagccTTACAGGGCTTGGCCAGCTCCAGCTCAAAGAGCAGGTCCAGGAACTCCTTGACCAGCCCCTGGCCCAGGAAGAGTTTGACCAAGTTGATGGCGACCTCCTGGCGGCACTCGGCCGTGGCGGTTTCGTCCAGGAGGGTGACCAGGTGCACTTGGCCATCCTGGAGGGAAGAGGCACCATAACGTGGCAGCCCgaggcaggcacagagctgggaaatgtgggtgccccagcaaggctgggcatGCACCCCTCACCTGGCGCCCCGACTTCACctcctggcacaggagctgcaccaggggctggtAGCACTGGGAGGGAAGAACTGTCTCGTCCCGAAGcttcacctgcagctgcagcgAGCCCAGGCTGCCCCGGCgcctgcaggagcacagggagggtgagggatggatggatggatggacagggatggacggatggacggacagggatggatggatggatggatggatggatggatggatggatggatggatggatggatggatggatggacagggatggacagggatggacagggatggacagggatggatggatggatggatggacggacagggatggatggatggatggatggatggatggatggatggatggatggatggatggatggataatggaTGGATAATGGATGGATAATGGATGGATAATGGATGGATAATGGATGGATAATGGATGGATGTACAATGGATGGATGTACAATGGATGGATGTATAGGTGAACAGaaggatggatgggtggatggatggatactTCACCAAGCAGGAGGCAGCCTGAGGCCAGGCTACCCCTCCAAAGTGATGATGCTTCCCAGGAAAACCCCCCTCCCTAATGCCCTGAGGGCACTGGGACCACCCCAGCACACCCCAacaccctgtgccaccactcACCCATCCTCTGTCGGTTTGGACTTGTCTGGCCACAGCCTGAACCACCCCTCCTCCTGCTCGGCCGCCTCCAGCCCCTGCACGCTGAACACCACCTGGGAGagagaggaaggcaggagagggctgggtgtgcagctgggcaggaTCCTGGCAGCACAGGAATGGTTTGGGGCTCACCTTGCCCAGGAAGTCGTTCCTGCCGACGAGGTCCCAGTCCCACACCTCCACACAGAGCTTCTCCCCAGCAGGCTCAGCCAGCTCAAACTCAAAGGTCTCGTTCCAGCGAGGGTAACAGGATTTCTTGACCACCTGCAAAGGCAACAGCTTTGTCCCTTTTGCTGGGTGGgtctgtccctcagggacaccaggctggggatgctgggggacGGGGATGGCTCTGGGTTTCCCCATGGATGGATTCCCCCCGCAGCCCTGGCACGGCTGCAGCCGCACTCACGGTGCTCTCCTGTGTCTTCCCATTGTAGCGCAGGCGGACAAAGGGGTCAGAGGCACCATTCCGGTCCTTCCTGGCCAAATCCCTGCCCAGAAGAGGGGGAACTTACCAGCAACCTCCCAAAATACCCACAGGCACCCGTGACACCCATCCCCTCTCGGGGAATCTCAAGATGTATGTCCCAAAGACCCGCAGATGAGGTagagcctgccccagcacccccagcacctgctgggtGATGAAAGGACCGGATACACCAGGGAAACTGAGTCATGGAGCAGCACCCATgtcccagctgcacacacagccctgtcacccccgtgtcccctctcACCTGGCCTCCAGCACGGAGCAGCGCAGCCGccggctgccctggctgcccagcacCTCCACCCGCAGGTGGATCTCCCCCTGCACCTCCTCATCAGGGTCCACCTCGCTGAGGCTCATCCAGCCACTGTATCCTGTGGGAAAAGGGGGGATCCCCACAAAGGGGTTGTTGGGGAACCCCTCAGGACCAGCTTGTCCAAGGGGTGGGTCCCTCCTGGGACCTCCCAGCCACCTTTCCCCTACCCTTGGGGTGCTCTGCCAGCATGTCCCGGGTGATGCAGACCTTGCCAATGATGTCATCAcggctggaaaacaaaagtggGAAGCAGGACATGGCATGGGATTGGTGCTCAGGTAGGACAGCACCCACTTTGGGGGGACAGGGGCCACCTTGGTGTGTCTGTCCCCATGGAGCAATCAACCaccctctgctgccagctggacAATATCCTTGGGAGAAAACTTCCCCCATCTGTGTCCCAAAGCCAGGGCAGCATGGCCAGGTGGGGATTCTCAGGTGTCAGCACCAGGCTGAGCATGCAGGGAGCCAAAGCCACCAAAGGAgtccccaggctgagcccccagcACACCTGAGGGCATCCTCGTCCATGACGTAGATGGAGATGCTGTggaagccaggctggagctgcacctCGTATTCCTCCCCCCAGAACGGGGACAGCGTCTTCCACACGGTGGCAGTCCTGTGGGGCaggtggcactggtgacacagggcacagggctcccTCCCAGGTGTGCTCCCCAGCTGGGGGCAGCACCCAGAGTTTGGAACCctcagctggggcagggatgagTCTCTGTCCCTGTTCTTGTCCTGTCACACAGGGGTGGGGTAGAGGGGAGGGGGCCATGAGCTGTTGACACTGCTGTGTCTGCAGGAGCACCTCAGCCCAAAGCAGGGAATAATAATGAATGATAAataacattaaataaatatattaacaataataacaataatgtGCCTGCAGCAGATGGAGACACCTGCCAGGAGCGAGGTTTGGGGCTCAGCAGTTTTAGGGCcagccagggagcagggccACCCACCTGATGATGGCCTCATCGTCAATCTTCACGATGCAGTAGGGGTCACTGCTCCCCGTGCTGGAAGGACAAGGGACAGCCCTGtcagtgccacagccacagcctggccACCACCCAGCCCACAGGACACTCCCGGCCATAGTGACCAAAGCCTCCAGCCCTGACAGCCCCCACAGAACAGAGCCCAAGCCCTGAGGGTGaggctgaggctgccagaggCTTCCATGGGGACACTtggccacagctgccagcacagggtgaCCCTGGCCTGGCCTCCAGACCGGGGACACTCCTCCCTGACCGTGTCCGGCCGCTGCGTCCCGCTGCTGCCAGAAGTGGCTTTTCCTCTTCCACGCAGGAAGGCAAGGAGCAAACAaaccccaccctgtccccaaaACAGCTTCAGGCTGTACCTGCAGCCCAATTCCACACAGCAGGAGTGAGGCcacagcagcctcctccagccccagggtgtccccagacccccagcactcccacagggatggggacagccccagggacacccccagggatgcagagggTGTGAAGGGCAGCCACCAGCAGGCTTTGACCACGCTTCCTCCCTGGCGACAACATGAATCACCTTTGCCAAAAAATAATCACAGTTTTACAGCTTATTGCCCTGCTCCATCAGAAACAGGGTCAGGGGTGGGCACTCCAGCCAGGGACAGAGGAGCCAGGACCTGGGGGGTGGCCAAGGCCATGGAAAGCTTGTGGCTCCCATCCCAGTGACACACAGCAGCTTGGAGCATGGAGAACTCATCAACACCGACCCCAGAGGTGCTGTCAGGCAGTGTCCTGGGGAAAGGGAGGGTGCACAGCTGGGGGGACCCCAGGCACTGAGGGATTTCCACATCCCCAATCTAGAGAGgctgagaggcagctgctgaggggatTGAAAGGGTTTTGGGGACAACTGAAAGAATTCGGGGGAATCCaaaggggttttggggggacTGAAGGAGTTGGAGGGGACTGAAAGGGTTTTAGGGGGGACTGAAAAGGGTTTGGGGGGAATCAGAAGGTGGTTTGGGGTATTCAAAGGAGGTGGGAGGGGACTGAAAGGGTTTGGAGGGGACTGAAAAGGGTTTGGGGGAATCAAAAGGAATTGAAAGGGCTTTGGGGGATTCGAAAGGAGTTGGAGAGGACAGAAACGGTTTTGAGGAGGATTGAAAGGGTTCTTGGGGGGAATCAGAAGGTGGTTTGGGGGAATCAAAAGAGGTGGGAGGGAACTGAAAGGGTTTCGAAGGGGACTAaaaggggttttgggggattcAAAAGGTGTTGGAGGGGACTGAGAGGATTTGGGGGGGGGACTgagaggggttttgggggattcCAAGGGGGTTGGAGGGGATTTAAAGGGTTTTGAGGGGGACTGAAAGGGGTTTTGGGGGAATCAAAAGAGGCTAGAGGGGACTGAAAGGGTTTGGGGGAAACTGaaaggaattttgggggaatcAAAAAGAGGTGGAGGGGATTTAAAGGGTTTTGAGGGGGGCTGAAAAGGGTTTGGGGGGATTCAAAAGAGGTTTTGAGGGAGACTGAAAGGGTTTTAGGGGATTCAAAAGAGTTGGAAGGAACTGAAAGGCTTTGTGGAGCTCGCTGCCCTGCtaacacagcagcagggattttctcTGGGCTGTGCATCCCGGGTACCACGACAACATCCCCGCTCGCAGGCGCTTCCACCCGTGCGGCCCCGCGGGGCTGGAATGCAGCAGGATGCCAAGAGCCGCTCccgctccctgccagccctgccgagagggtttttaaagagaagatttttaaagagaagatttttaaagagaagatttttaaagagaagatttttaaagagaagatttttaaagagaagatttttaaagagaggatttttaaagagaggatttttaaagagaagattTTTAAAGAGAGGGATTTTTAAAGAGAGGGATTTTTAAAGAGAGGGCTTTTAAAGAGAGCCGCTAGTGAAATGccacccagcagagcccctcgCTGACATTTCCTGCCTTGTGCAAACCACGGGCGCTGCCGGGAGCGGGCAGGCGGAACgggagcagctgtgcccgcTCCAGCTGCGCCCGGCAACgcgcggggacagcggggacagcggcaaACCCTTGTCCCCAGCGTGGCGACAGCCAGAGCGCCGGGAGCCACCCGGGCACGGGCATCCAAACACAGGATGGGCTGCGGGAGGAGCCCGGGTGAGGAGAAATCCCCGCTCCAAAGGCTCCGGCCGCGCAGCATCCCTGTCCCGGGATGTCACCGGGGATGTCATCAAGGATTGGTGGCGCGGGGCACCCGCGCTGCGTGCGCGGAACGAGCTGGAAAGGGGAAGAGCTTTGGAAAGAGGAAAtgagcccagcactgggggaagggggaaggaacCCGCAGCCACCCCTCGGGCGGCAGAGCCGCGGAGGGatggaattaaaaattaactggTGGAGGCAGCGGAGCTGGTGTGCCCTGGGGGGGTGGTGAGAATGAGTAAATaaagatttaaataaaaaatggaactgaaagggaaagaaaaaatagaatgGGAAATTGAAGGgaaatagaattaaaaaaaaaaaaaaaaaagaaaggaaaatagaattaaaaaatcaaagaaaaataaaagaaaaatggtgtaattttttttaaataatgaaaaataaaagaaaaaagaaaatctaagaaaaataaaagaaaaataaaagaaaaaacctaaagaaaaaagaaaataataaaataaaataataaaataaaataataaaataaaaataaaaaataaaggaaaaaattaaaaataaagtaaaaaaataatataataaaataataaaatagaatagattaaaagaaaaaataaaataaaaaataaaataaaataaaatgataaaataaaataataaaataaagtaaaataataaaataaaataataaaataaaataataaaataaattaataaaataaattaataaaataaaataataaaataaaataataaaataaaataataaaataaaataataaaataaaataataaaataaaacaataaaataaaacaataaaataaaacaaggaatAGTAAGTGAAGAAATCAATAACAACtaagtgaaaaaaatgaaaaagggcaaaaatgaagtaaaaaataatttaaaaaataatgaaataaaaagttaagtgaaaacactgaaaaatagAATAGATTTGAAGAAACtaaagatgaaaaattatttgccTTATTTATTATCCTAACATTAAAAGAatccaataaaataaataaataataaaacagaaatgaaaataaaataaattaatataaataataataataaacaattaaaattaatactaaataaagcaaatttaaacattaaaagCCATTGAAAACAATCAGGCAGCCCCCTTCCCTTGCTTTCCTGGGATAAAGACGAGGGGAACAT includes the following:
- the LOC131091467 gene encoding ras GTPase-activating protein 4-like; the protein is MARRSALSIRIVEGRNLPAKDITGSSDPYCIVKIDDEAIIRTATVWKTLSPFWGEEYEVQLQPGFHSISIYVMDEDALSRDDIIGKVCITRDMLAEHPKGYSGWMSLSEVDPDEEVQGEIHLRVEVLGSQGSRRLRCSVLEARDLARKDRNGASDPFVRLRYNGKTQESTVVKKSCYPRWNETFEFELAEPAGEKLCVEVWDWDLVGRNDFLGKVVFSVQGLEAAEQEEGWFRLWPDKSKPTEDGRRGSLGSLQLQVKLRDETVLPSQCYQPLVQLLCQEVKSGRQDGQVHLVTLLDETATAECRQEVAINLVKLFLGQGLVKEFLDLLFELELAKPCEPNTLFRSNSLASKSMESFLKVTGMPYLHFVLGPTITRVFEEKKYVELDPGKVEIKDVGCSGLHRVQTEGEVIEQGRQHLQSYLGELLDAIVRSAPACPPLIRAAFRQLFQRVGERFPQHQHAKFVAVTSFLCLRFFSPAVMTPRLFQLRAAHADARTSRTLLLLAKAIQLVGNMEPAAGRAKETWLSPLLPALQQGTARMRDFITRLVGTEQEQGQEQGEGRPPPAVLKEGLLLVHKTRGEGPLLAAAAGKKLHFCLTGESLGFGKSPGAERIGAIALGDILAAEKVEEKSFGSSHVMQVVYLATGGQQETAYLQCKCVNELNQWLSALRKVCGNNPRLLRSYHPGVFRGDKWSCCHQRDRTGLGCDRTRHGVTLQDWSDPLEPAVEAQRLFQHLQGLRDTLRDKYWELLEPEHAQNGPRGEDAALPEGLSRLLAVLAELERCHGRALPPPPPAPALLRLQT